Proteins from one Cellulosilyticum lentocellum DSM 5427 genomic window:
- the codY gene encoding GTP-sensing pleiotropic transcriptional regulator CodY: MSQELLQKMRKVNRLLQRFGSDRVIFSDICEVISDVVKANAMVVSTKSKVLGVNSGIPHNFANEENYIDYSVNDEFLTIMDIKEGVSLESLFPAAANSANYTACIVPIIAAGQRLGTFVLYKEKSEASFNTEDFILAEYGATIVAVEMLTSLKDENDAEERRVAIVKSAIATLSYSELEAIFHIFEKLDGSEGLLIASKIADKVGITRSVIVNALRKFESAGVIESRSLGMKGTYIKVLNSALLDELNKLRK; the protein is encoded by the coding sequence ATGTCTCAAGAATTATTACAAAAAATGCGAAAAGTAAATAGACTCTTACAAAGATTCGGCTCAGACCGCGTTATCTTTTCTGATATCTGTGAAGTGATTAGTGATGTAGTGAAAGCTAATGCTATGGTAGTTAGTACAAAAAGTAAAGTATTAGGTGTAAACAGTGGCATTCCACATAATTTTGCAAATGAAGAAAATTATATTGATTACTCAGTGAATGATGAATTCTTAACTATTATGGATATTAAAGAAGGTGTTTCTTTAGAATCATTATTCCCAGCTGCTGCAAATAGTGCTAATTATACAGCTTGTATCGTTCCAATCATTGCAGCAGGTCAAAGACTTGGTACATTTGTACTTTATAAAGAAAAAAGTGAAGCTTCATTTAATACGGAAGATTTTATTTTAGCAGAGTATGGTGCAACTATTGTTGCAGTTGAAATGTTAACTTCATTAAAAGATGAAAATGATGCGGAAGAACGTAGAGTGGCTATTGTTAAATCTGCTATTGCTACTTTATCTTACTCAGAACTTGAAGCTATCTTCCATATCTTTGAAAAATTAGACGGTAGTGAGGGCCTCTTAATCGCAAGTAAAATTGCTGATAAAGTAGGTATTACTCGTTCAGTAATTGTTAATGCACTTCGTAAATTTGAAAGTGCGGGTGTTATTGAATCAAGATCTTTAGGTATGAAGGGAACATACATTAAAGTTCTTAATAGTGCTTTATTAGATGAACTTAATAAATTACGTAAATAA
- the topA gene encoding type I DNA topoisomerase: MADNLVIVESAAKVNTISRFLGKNYKVEASIGHVRDLPKSQLGVDTANNYEPKYITIRGKGELLQKLRKDVKNAKCVYLATDPDREGEAISWHLYHALKLQEKKVCRITFNEITEQAVKEAIKHPRDINTDLVDAQQARRVLDRLVGYEISPILWKKVRKGLSAGRVQSVTLRLISDRDKQIREFVEEEYWSITANLQQGKGKTFEAKLDTYKNEKCDINNEEEAKKIVKACKKGHFQVVSSKKGTRVKNTVLPFTTSTLQQEAAKHLGFSTQKTMNIAQQLYEGIKVGKKEVGVVTYIRTDSIRIADKAKEEATTYITQKYGEQYLGAKKQIEKAKKAHIQDAHEAIRPTYMEYEPNEIKEYLSRDQFRLYQLIWNRFVASQMAPAQYETYSIKVQNGDYEFKASYSIELFDGFIKVYNLGEEKAKKEAKFQVEEGEQLVCGSIIPNQHFTQPPAHFSEATLVKTLEENGVGRPSTYAPTITTLLARGYIVKESKILYMTELGEVVNQIMKEYFDEVVDVDFTANMERILDEIASGNVEWKEIIKSFYPHFHHTVEYAESQIENIDLTEHTDIPCEKCGTHMVVRYGKYGKFLGCPNFPECNGTKPWYEETGISCPECNGKILMKKTKKGRSYYGCEHNGEGCEFMSWDKPTGEKCPICGEALIEKGNSKNKKIVCRNSKCNYGKQNKN; the protein is encoded by the coding sequence ATGGCTGATAATTTAGTAATTGTGGAGTCAGCAGCTAAAGTAAATACAATTAGCCGTTTTCTAGGCAAAAACTATAAAGTAGAAGCATCAATTGGACATGTAAGAGACTTACCTAAAAGTCAATTAGGTGTAGATACAGCAAATAATTATGAACCTAAGTATATTACCATAAGAGGTAAAGGGGAGCTATTACAGAAATTAAGAAAAGATGTTAAAAATGCTAAATGTGTTTATCTTGCGACTGACCCTGACCGTGAAGGGGAAGCCATTTCATGGCATCTATATCATGCACTTAAATTGCAGGAGAAAAAAGTATGTCGTATTACTTTTAATGAAATTACAGAACAGGCTGTTAAAGAAGCCATTAAGCACCCAAGAGATATTAACACAGATTTAGTAGATGCCCAACAAGCAAGACGTGTTTTAGATCGTTTAGTAGGATATGAGATTAGTCCTATTCTATGGAAGAAAGTACGTAAAGGTCTAAGTGCTGGACGTGTACAGTCAGTGACTTTAAGATTAATTAGCGATCGTGATAAACAAATCAGAGAATTTGTTGAAGAAGAGTACTGGAGCATTACGGCTAATTTACAACAGGGTAAGGGTAAAACATTTGAAGCAAAATTAGATACTTATAAAAATGAAAAATGTGACATTAATAATGAAGAAGAAGCAAAGAAAATAGTTAAAGCTTGTAAAAAAGGTCATTTTCAAGTTGTAAGTAGTAAAAAAGGTACAAGAGTTAAAAATACTGTATTGCCATTTACAACAAGTACTTTACAACAAGAGGCAGCAAAACATTTAGGATTTTCCACCCAAAAGACCATGAATATTGCACAGCAACTCTATGAAGGCATTAAAGTAGGAAAAAAAGAGGTGGGTGTTGTTACTTATATCCGTACAGATTCTATTAGAATAGCAGACAAAGCTAAAGAAGAGGCGACTACTTATATTACACAAAAGTATGGAGAACAGTATTTAGGTGCTAAAAAACAAATAGAGAAAGCTAAAAAGGCACATATTCAAGATGCCCATGAAGCAATTAGACCGACTTATATGGAATATGAGCCAAATGAAATCAAAGAGTATTTATCAAGAGATCAATTTAGATTATATCAACTTATATGGAACCGCTTTGTGGCAAGTCAGATGGCTCCTGCACAATATGAAACTTATTCTATTAAAGTTCAAAATGGAGATTATGAGTTTAAAGCTTCTTATTCAATAGAGTTATTTGATGGTTTTATTAAGGTCTATAATTTAGGTGAAGAAAAAGCTAAGAAGGAAGCAAAATTCCAGGTGGAAGAAGGGGAACAATTAGTTTGTGGTAGTATTATTCCTAACCAACACTTTACACAACCACCTGCTCATTTTTCAGAAGCTACACTAGTAAAAACACTTGAAGAAAATGGTGTTGGAAGACCTAGTACTTATGCGCCGACTATAACAACTCTTCTTGCTCGTGGCTATATTGTAAAAGAAAGCAAGATATTGTATATGACAGAACTTGGTGAAGTTGTTAATCAAATTATGAAAGAATATTTTGATGAAGTAGTAGATGTAGATTTCACTGCTAATATGGAAAGAATTTTAGATGAAATTGCATCAGGTAACGTAGAATGGAAGGAAATTATCAAATCTTTTTATCCTCATTTTCATCATACAGTAGAATATGCAGAATCTCAGATAGAGAATATCGATTTAACAGAACATACAGATATTCCTTGTGAAAAATGTGGCACCCATATGGTAGTACGTTACGGAAAATACGGTAAGTTTTTAGGATGTCCTAATTTTCCGGAATGTAATGGTACTAAACCATGGTATGAAGAGACTGGAATTAGTTGTCCAGAGTGTAATGGCAAGATTTTGATGAAGAAAACTAAAAAAGGTCGTAGCTATTATGGATGTGAACATAATGGTGAAGGATGTGAGTTTATGTCATGGGATAAACCAACAGGAGAGAAGTGTCCAATATGTGGAGAAGCACTGATTGAAAAAGGAAATAGTAAAAATAAAAAGATAGTGTGCCGCAATTCAAAATGTAACTACGGTAAACAAAATAAGAATTAG
- the dprA gene encoding DNA-processing protein DprA codes for MSKIYSIWFHEIGLPEVIKKELVACFQSFESIYKASQEEYMCKGWQGEIVQRIKKSPLFTDVLEERIKRYESNQVKLVDYLDEGYPEYLRYIPDSPMLLYIKGNDQLLNTPTIGIVGSRNCSEYGYSVTVQLAQELAGGGITVISGMAMGVDAAAHYGALKSGMTIAVLGNGLNICYPACNQRIYEEILSKGCIISEYDLDHEPRPYQFPKRNRIISGMSMCVVVTEANIRSGSLITAQLALDYGRDVCAIPGNITRKLSLGTNELIKKGAKCVTGVEDVIEELPFDLRIKYEEIKKNKTKKHYELAQEERIVYAYVSQEPIFLNELVNSTQLSYKSIYKGLLQLEIKGLIKRLPGERYVRV; via the coding sequence ATGAGTAAAATATATAGTATCTGGTTTCATGAAATAGGATTACCAGAAGTGATTAAGAAGGAATTAGTGGCATGTTTTCAGTCTTTTGAGTCTATTTATAAGGCGTCTCAGGAGGAATACATGTGTAAAGGATGGCAAGGAGAAATTGTTCAGCGTATTAAAAAGTCTCCTTTATTTACAGATGTATTAGAAGAGCGAATAAAGCGTTATGAAAGCAATCAAGTGAAATTAGTAGATTATTTGGATGAAGGATATCCGGAATATTTAAGGTATATCCCAGATTCACCTATGTTGCTCTATATAAAAGGTAATGATCAGCTGTTGAATACACCTACTATTGGAATAGTAGGATCTCGTAATTGTTCAGAGTATGGTTACAGTGTAACGGTTCAATTAGCACAGGAGCTTGCAGGAGGGGGTATAACGGTTATAAGTGGTATGGCTATGGGAGTTGATGCAGCAGCTCATTATGGTGCTTTAAAGAGTGGTATGACCATTGCTGTATTAGGGAATGGATTAAATATATGTTATCCAGCTTGTAATCAAAGAATATATGAAGAGATCTTAAGCAAAGGGTGCATTATTTCTGAATATGATTTGGATCATGAACCTAGACCTTATCAGTTTCCAAAACGAAATCGTATTATTAGCGGTATGTCTATGTGTGTGGTGGTAACAGAAGCTAATATAAGAAGCGGCTCTTTAATTACAGCGCAGTTAGCTCTAGATTACGGTAGAGACGTATGTGCTATACCAGGTAATATTACTAGAAAATTAAGTTTAGGAACCAATGAACTTATTAAAAAAGGTGCTAAGTGTGTTACCGGTGTAGAAGATGTAATAGAAGAACTTCCTTTTGATTTAAGAATAAAATACGAAGAAATAAAGAAAAATAAAACTAAAAAGCATTATGAACTTGCACAAGAGGAAAGGATAGTATATGCTTATGTAAGTCAGGAACCAATTTTTTTAAATGAATTAGTAAATAGCACACAGCTTTCCTATAAAAGTATTTATAAAGGTTTATTACAATTAGAAATAAAAGGGCTTATAAAGAGATTACCAGGGGAAAGATATGTACGTGTTTAA
- a CDS encoding YifB family Mg chelatase-like AAA ATPase encodes MFCKLNSYSLNGIDALPIEVEIDLHDGLPGFDIVGLPDSAVKEAKERVKSAIKNSGYKFPICHITVNLAPADIKKEGSLYDLPIALGLLCCLGEFSPTNLEHKYFIGELALDGTLRSVRGLLPLLCEVNQSDECIIPIGNEPEGSLVPSTVIKLARHLNEVVDSVKGNLHLPLCSKQSSHLPELTHSIDFADVRGQEAAKRGLMIAAAGYHNTLLIGAPGSGKTMLAKRLPTILPPLTEKECIEVTKIYSVAHLLADCEIIKNRPFRSPHHTISPLGLTGGGAHPKPGEMSLAHLGILFLDELLEFNRHTLDLLRQPIEEHRIVLSRAQLTLTYPANFLFLASTNPCPCGYYPDTQKCSCSLSSIKKYLSKLSGPLIDRIDIHLETHVPSISEFKDTLPLSSKEMVKKVMLAHKQQTIRYQDYPFDYNSQIPPSLIKRFCSLTSEGETLLNQWFSQTKASIRAYDKILRLSRTLADLEEATQITSTHIAEALQYRLLDRHFWA; translated from the coding sequence ATGTTCTGTAAATTAAACAGTTACTCATTAAATGGTATAGATGCCTTACCGATAGAAGTAGAAATTGACCTACATGATGGTCTTCCAGGATTTGATATTGTTGGTCTCCCTGACTCCGCAGTCAAAGAAGCCAAGGAACGAGTTAAAAGTGCTATAAAAAATAGTGGCTATAAATTTCCTATCTGTCATATCACCGTTAATTTAGCACCAGCTGACATCAAAAAAGAAGGAAGCTTGTATGACCTTCCTATTGCCTTAGGCTTATTATGTTGTTTAGGAGAATTCTCACCAACAAACTTAGAACACAAATATTTTATAGGTGAACTTGCTTTAGATGGTACACTACGTAGTGTTAGAGGATTATTACCCTTATTATGTGAAGTAAATCAATCTGATGAATGTATTATTCCTATAGGAAATGAACCTGAAGGAAGTTTAGTTCCTAGCACCGTTATTAAACTAGCTAGACATCTAAATGAAGTGGTTGACTCTGTAAAAGGCAACCTTCATTTACCTTTATGTAGCAAACAATCTTCTCATTTACCAGAGTTAACTCACTCTATAGATTTTGCTGATGTCAGAGGTCAAGAAGCAGCCAAAAGAGGTCTTATGATTGCTGCAGCTGGTTATCATAATACTCTTTTAATTGGCGCTCCTGGTTCTGGCAAAACTATGCTTGCCAAAAGACTTCCTACTATTCTTCCTCCTTTAACAGAAAAGGAATGTATAGAAGTCACAAAGATTTATAGCGTTGCACATCTCCTAGCAGACTGTGAAATTATAAAGAATCGTCCTTTTCGTTCTCCCCATCATACCATTTCTCCATTAGGTTTAACGGGTGGAGGTGCTCATCCCAAACCAGGTGAAATGAGCCTTGCTCATTTAGGTATTCTTTTTCTAGATGAACTCTTAGAATTTAATAGGCACACATTAGATTTGCTACGCCAACCTATAGAAGAACATCGCATCGTTCTTTCTCGTGCCCAGTTGACCCTTACCTACCCTGCTAACTTTCTATTCCTTGCTTCAACGAACCCTTGTCCTTGTGGTTACTATCCAGATACACAAAAATGTAGTTGTAGCTTATCTAGTATAAAAAAATACTTATCTAAATTATCAGGTCCTCTTATTGACCGTATTGACATTCATTTAGAAACCCATGTGCCTTCTATTAGCGAATTTAAAGACACTCTACCTCTTTCCTCAAAAGAAATGGTCAAAAAAGTAATGTTAGCCCATAAACAACAAACTATTCGTTACCAAGACTATCCTTTTGATTATAATAGTCAAATTCCTCCTTCACTGATTAAGCGTTTTTGTTCACTTACATCCGAGGGAGAAACTTTGTTAAATCAGTGGTTCTCTCAAACTAAAGCCAGTATCCGTGCTTATGATAAAATTTTGCGTCTATCACGTACCCTTGCTGATTTAGAAGAAGCAACTCAAATTACCTCAACTCATATTGCTGAAGCACTTCAATATCGCTTACTAGACCGACACTTTTGGGCATAA
- the nrdR gene encoding transcriptional regulator NrdR — protein sequence MKCPYCGYSTSKVLNSRPVNENDSIRRRRQCESCNKRFTTYEKIESIPLVVIKRDKSREVFERDKLFKGILRSCNKRNISIEQIEDLVDTIENQICNGEKKEVSSTEIGEMTMQALKNLDEVSYIRFASVYKQFVCIDEFITELENIKKLKR from the coding sequence ATGAAGTGTCCATATTGTGGGTATAGTACCTCTAAGGTATTAAACTCTAGACCTGTTAATGAAAATGATTCTATTAGAAGAAGGAGACAGTGTGAAAGCTGCAACAAGCGTTTTACTACATATGAAAAAATAGAATCCATTCCTCTAGTTGTGATTAAGCGTGATAAGAGTAGAGAAGTATTTGAAAGAGATAAGTTGTTTAAAGGAATACTTCGTTCTTGTAATAAAAGAAATATCTCTATTGAGCAAATTGAGGATTTAGTAGATACCATTGAAAATCAGATTTGTAATGGTGAAAAAAAAGAAGTCTCTTCTACTGAAATCGGTGAAATGACAATGCAAGCTTTAAAAAATCTAGATGAGGTATCTTATATTCGATTTGCATCTGTTTATAAACAATTTGTTTGTATTGATGAATTTATTACAGAATTAGAAAATATAAAAAAGTTAAAACGATAA
- the sigG gene encoding RNA polymerase sporulation sigma factor SigG, with protein MAINKVEICGVNTAKLPILTNEQKETLFKLIEQGDNKAREEYIRGNLRLVLSVIQRFNNRGEHVDDLFQVGCIGLIKAIDNFDVTQNVRFSTYAVPMIIGEIRRYLRDNNAIRVSRSLRDTAYKALQTKEQLTRKNAKEPTVQEIADELGIKKEDIVFALDAIQDPISLFEPVYHDESDTLYIMDQVSDDKNQDDVWLENIALKEAMKRINDREKQILMLRFFAGKTQMEVANEIGISQAQVSRLEKTALKHMKKYI; from the coding sequence ATGGCTATAAATAAAGTAGAAATATGCGGAGTTAATACAGCTAAGTTACCCATTTTGACAAACGAGCAAAAAGAAACACTTTTTAAGCTTATTGAACAAGGAGATAATAAAGCGAGGGAAGAATATATTAGGGGCAATTTAAGACTTGTACTAAGTGTTATTCAACGATTTAATAATCGTGGTGAACATGTAGATGATTTATTTCAAGTAGGGTGTATAGGCCTTATTAAGGCTATTGATAATTTTGATGTTACGCAAAATGTAAGGTTTTCTACTTATGCAGTACCTATGATTATTGGGGAGATTAGACGTTACTTAAGAGATAATAATGCCATTAGAGTAAGTCGTTCTCTAAGAGATACAGCTTATAAAGCCCTTCAAACAAAGGAACAATTAACACGAAAAAACGCTAAGGAGCCTACAGTTCAAGAAATTGCAGATGAATTAGGTATAAAAAAAGAAGATATTGTATTTGCATTAGATGCTATTCAAGATCCTATTTCCCTTTTTGAACCAGTTTATCATGATGAAAGTGATACACTTTATATTATGGATCAAGTAAGCGATGATAAAAATCAAGATGACGTATGGTTAGAGAATATTGCATTAAAAGAAGCAATGAAACGTATTAATGATAGAGAAAAACAAATTTTGATGCTGAGATTTTTCGCGGGTAAAACACAAATGGAGGTAGCTAATGAAATTGGTATTTCTCAAGCACAGGTTTCTAGATTAGAAAAAACGGCCCTTAAACATATGAAGAAATATATTTAA
- the sigE gene encoding RNA polymerase sporulation sigma factor SigE has translation MTRYINSILKKVKKKWRELWYSFLLKRKKAVHYIGGSEVLPPPLSRDEEEILIQKLIEFAEQEEEIKAIKTTLIERNLRLVVYIARKFENTGIYMEDLISIGTIGLIKSINTFKPCKKIKLATYASRCIENEILMFLRRTNKLKTEVSIDEPLNVDWDGNELLLSDILGTEPDIIYRNIEEEVDKKLLKQALLKLTDREREIVELRFGFTPQGKEKTQKEVADLLGISQSYISRLEKKIILRLKKEINRMS, from the coding sequence ATGACTAGGTATATTAATAGTATATTAAAAAAGGTTAAGAAGAAATGGAGGGAGCTGTGGTATAGCTTTTTGCTAAAAAGGAAAAAAGCAGTTCATTATATTGGTGGAAGTGAGGTGTTACCACCTCCTTTATCGCGAGATGAAGAAGAAATTCTTATTCAAAAGCTAATAGAATTTGCAGAGCAAGAAGAAGAGATTAAAGCGATAAAAACAACTTTAATTGAGCGAAATTTGCGCCTAGTTGTGTACATTGCCAGAAAGTTTGAAAATACAGGTATTTATATGGAGGATTTAATTTCAATAGGAACAATTGGTCTTATTAAGTCCATTAATACCTTTAAGCCTTGCAAAAAAATTAAGTTGGCAACTTATGCTTCTAGATGTATTGAAAATGAGATTTTAATGTTTTTAAGGCGTACCAATAAGCTTAAAACAGAAGTATCAATCGATGAACCTTTAAATGTAGATTGGGATGGGAATGAGTTACTCCTTTCTGATATATTAGGAACAGAACCTGATATTATTTATCGGAATATTGAAGAAGAAGTTGATAAAAAGTTACTTAAACAAGCACTACTTAAGTTAACGGATCGTGAAAGGGAGATTGTTGAATTAAGATTTGGATTTACGCCTCAAGGAAAAGAAAAGACACAAAAAGAAGTGGCTGATCTATTGGGAATATCTCAATCTTATATTTCAAGACTAGAAAAGAAAATTATATTAAGATTAAAAAAGGAAATTAATAGAATGAGTTAA
- a CDS encoding sigma-E processing peptidase SpoIIGA produces MYVVYMDVLFCINFIMDTIIFWIVSMLINQPVKVKRMIVGGLLAAVLYCMLIVVPFLQYVPYSIYSFFIPVFPILYIFRPIHIRQLLKYYSLSMLVAALLGGTTFSLWYMLGYDSRAISELNIFMLIGIGVIMGFTFYTSFYYIRRRFILPTFEYQLQFIQKDKKVMLRALLDTGNCLYTPITHQPVIVVEYDMVKGLFTEEEQKFFERFSDHLVELEQLDDDIIKHLIPFNSIGCESGMILGVEIDEMILEKMSTQRHFNKCIIGIAQMPLFNDHSYKALLHPEYIIGEVG; encoded by the coding sequence ATGTATGTTGTTTACATGGATGTTTTATTTTGTATTAATTTTATTATGGATACAATTATATTCTGGATTGTGTCCATGCTTATTAATCAGCCTGTTAAGGTAAAAAGGATGATAGTAGGAGGCCTATTAGCAGCTGTTTTGTACTGTATGTTAATTGTAGTCCCGTTTTTGCAGTATGTACCTTATAGCATTTATTCATTTTTTATTCCTGTTTTTCCTATTCTTTATATTTTTAGACCTATTCATATCAGACAATTACTTAAATATTATTCATTATCAATGTTAGTAGCTGCATTGTTAGGAGGAACTACTTTTAGTTTATGGTATATGTTGGGCTATGATAGTAGAGCTATTAGTGAACTCAATATATTCATGCTTATAGGTATAGGCGTAATAATGGGTTTCACTTTTTATACATCTTTTTATTATATAAGAAGGCGTTTTATTTTACCTACTTTTGAATATCAACTTCAATTCATTCAAAAAGATAAGAAAGTTATGTTAAGGGCATTACTAGATACAGGAAACTGTTTATACACACCAATTACGCATCAACCGGTTATCGTAGTTGAATATGATATGGTTAAAGGGCTTTTCACAGAAGAAGAGCAGAAGTTTTTCGAAAGGTTTTCAGATCATTTAGTAGAGTTAGAGCAACTTGATGATGATATAATCAAACATCTTATTCCGTTTAATAGTATAGGGTGTGAATCCGGTATGATTTTAGGCGTAGAAATTGATGAAATGATTCTTGAAAAAATGTCTACACAAAGGCATTTTAATAAATGCATTATTGGCATAGCACAAATGCCTCTTTTCAATGATCATAGTTATAAAGCACTATTACATCCAGAATATATTATAGGGGAGGTTGGATAA
- the ftsZ gene encoding cell division protein FtsZ, translating to MLEIWENELQGAQIKVIGVGGGGNNAVDRMIEKGLEGVEFITVNTDHQALARSGAPAKIQIGEKMTRGLGAGANPEIGTKSAEESREEILTAIKGADMLFITAGMGGGTGTGAAPVIASIAKEEGILTVGVVTKPFSFEGRKRMINAEKGIAELKQNVDTLVVIPNDKILQVIDKKTTMVDAFSKADDVLQQGVQGITDLISNPGIINLDFADVRTIMNNKGVAHMGIGRATGENRAEEAVKYAISSPLLDTSIDGARCVLVNMCGGESLGLMEANVGMGLIREAVDPDAEIIFGTSINENLGEEIIITVIATDFQNHDVSLNTFKPVQATKEETPVQTQKATTAHVEETKFTPIKDIQVEIPQFLRRNR from the coding sequence TTGCTCGAAATATGGGAAAATGAATTACAAGGTGCTCAAATAAAAGTTATTGGTGTAGGTGGTGGCGGTAATAACGCTGTAGATAGAATGATTGAAAAAGGTCTTGAAGGTGTTGAATTTATTACTGTTAATACAGATCATCAAGCACTGGCTAGATCAGGTGCACCAGCCAAAATTCAGATTGGTGAAAAAATGACACGTGGACTTGGAGCAGGCGCTAATCCAGAAATTGGTACAAAATCAGCAGAGGAAAGTCGTGAGGAGATACTAACAGCTATTAAAGGCGCAGATATGCTATTTATCACAGCCGGAATGGGTGGTGGTACAGGTACAGGTGCAGCACCAGTTATTGCGAGTATTGCAAAAGAAGAAGGTATTTTAACAGTTGGTGTAGTGACTAAGCCATTTAGTTTTGAAGGTCGCAAAAGAATGATTAATGCAGAGAAAGGTATTGCAGAGCTTAAGCAAAATGTAGATACTTTAGTTGTTATCCCAAATGATAAAATTTTACAAGTTATTGATAAGAAGACAACGATGGTGGACGCATTTAGTAAGGCCGACGATGTATTACAACAAGGTGTACAGGGGATTACAGATTTAATTTCAAACCCAGGTATTATTAACCTTGATTTTGCAGACGTACGTACAATTATGAATAATAAAGGTGTAGCCCATATGGGTATTGGACGCGCAACAGGCGAAAATCGTGCAGAAGAAGCTGTTAAATATGCAATTAGTAGTCCTTTACTAGATACAAGCATTGATGGTGCACGTTGTGTACTTGTTAATATGTGTGGTGGTGAGTCTTTAGGACTGATGGAAGCTAATGTAGGTATGGGGCTTATTAGAGAAGCTGTTGATCCAGATGCTGAAATTATTTTTGGTACATCTATTAATGAAAATCTTGGTGAAGAAATTATAATTACAGTTATTGCTACAGACTTTCAAAATCATGATGTAAGTCTTAATACATTCAAACCAGTTCAAGCAACAAAAGAAGAAACGCCAGTACAAACGCAAAAAGCAACTACAGCTCATGTTGAGGAAACAAAGTTTACACCGATTAAAGATATTCAAGTGGAAATTCCTCAATTCTTAAGAAGAAATCGATAA